The genomic segment GCACAACTGGCCGTGAAATACAGAAAAATTAGCAGAAGTTAACGTTAGCTCGGTGTTTTTGCTATTATTCGCCTCCGCGAGCCCGGAAGCTAATAAAAACCGAGGAGAGTTATAGTCACAGAAACTATTATACTATAATAATTTCACACTACTCCTCAGCCATACACACAATATAGATGAGAGAAAATAATGATTGAATTTGCTGCTCTGGATTACTGGGTGCTAGGCGCCTTTTTCCTAATCCTGGCCGTTACCGTTGGCATCTGCATGAAGCAGAAGGAAAACGATACGGCGGACTACTTTCTCGCTGGACGCAATGCCGGTTGGCTGGTCATTGGTTCGTCTATTTTCGCCTCTAATATCGGTTCGGAGCACCTGGTAGGCCTATCCGGCGCCGGCGCGCAAACCGGTATGGCTATGGCGCACTGGGAATTGCAGTCCTTTATTATTATTTTGCTGGGCTGGCTGTTTGTGCCCTTTTACTGGTCCAGTAAAATTTACACCATGCCCGAGTTTCTCGAGCGCCGCTACGGCCCGTCCAGCCGCACCTTCCTCTCCATAATCTCGCTGATCAGTTATGTGCTTACCAAAGTCTCGGTGACCGTATACGCCGGCGGCGTGGTACTGCAGACGGTGCTGGGAATTGATACCTTGTGGGGCTTCGACTTCTTCTGGGTTGCGGCGATTGGCCTGGTGCTGATTACCGGTATTTACACAGTGCTCGGTGGCATGAAGGCGATTCTCTGGACCTCGGTGATTCAAACTCCGGTGCTGATTATTGGCTCGGTGGTTATTCTGGTCACCGGCCTGGAAGCGCTGGGCGGCTTTGCCGAGCTGGAGCGCATTAACGGCGAGAAAATGAGCCTGTTCCGCCCCGCCTCTGACCCTGACTTCCCCTGGCCCGGCGTTATTTTCGGCTCGGTCATTATTGGTTTTTGGTACTGGTGTACCGACCAGTACATTGTTCAGCGTGTGCTGTCGGCCAAAGGCATTCAGGCCGCGCGTCGCGGTACTTTCTTTGCGGGCTACCTGAAACTACTGCCGGTATTTATCTTTTTGTTCCCGGGCATGATCGCCTTCGCCCTGA from the Gilvimarinus sp. DA14 genome contains:
- a CDS encoding sodium:solute symporter; this translates as MIEFAALDYWVLGAFFLILAVTVGICMKQKENDTADYFLAGRNAGWLVIGSSIFASNIGSEHLVGLSGAGAQTGMAMAHWELQSFIIILLGWLFVPFYWSSKIYTMPEFLERRYGPSSRTFLSIISLISYVLTKVSVTVYAGGVVLQTVLGIDTLWGFDFFWVAAIGLVLITGIYTVLGGMKAILWTSVIQTPVLIIGSVVILVTGLEALGGFAELERINGEKMSLFRPASDPDFPWPGVIFGSVIIGFWYWCTDQYIVQRVLSAKGIQAARRGTFFAGYLKLLPVFIFLFPGMIAFALNEKGIIQMDSPDQAFATLVSTLLPAGVKGIVIGGLIAALMSSLASLFNSSATLFTIDFYKRFKPESSEQHLVKVGRMATLVVVALGVIWIPVMQLVADVLYEYLQLVQSLIAPAVAVVFLLGVFSKRITPTAGFIGLVAGFILGMTRLVLQIFADSLPAGGILESLVTVNWLYYCIGLFIATCAIVIGVSFFTKRAPDSQLAGITYASISPEQRAEIKAGITKWDIIHTVIIIAITVGIYVRFW